From the genome of Glycine soja cultivar W05 chromosome 14, ASM419377v2, whole genome shotgun sequence:
TAATAACGAACAAATTTCACCATGACAAAAATTTGAGTACATGACAATGTTGTTCTTTCGAGATCAACATTTGGACACAACTTGATGAATGATCTTTCGTTATAAGTTGATTTCAGAACTCATGTTTGGCCTACTGAATCAAAAAAGGCACGTTAATATATACATTGTACATGAATATATTTCAGACCTAAAAAATTGGTTAATtcgaactttgtcttaacaaccCTCTTACATGTACATTTAAAttgtataatataataaaattaactctACTTGCAactcaaattataatattattcctCAAATCATTAACAAATAAGAGGTTTTTAATAAATAGgaagtcttttttaacagtttgttagttttattaaattattttcatctacAAACTCGAGATCACACCATAACAATTAATCCTAAAACCTAATTATAGCTATTACCATAACTCTTTATTCCTCATCAATGTTCACATTCCCCTACCACAACCCTAACCCTAATGATACCCCTCAAATTTCCCTAAACCATAATAACACTAATGTCCCATACCATGCTCTTTATGCCATATAGTTACCCCTAATACTAAACCTAGACCCTAACCCTTGCACTAACTCTTCAATCCTCATCAATGTTATATTTACTCAACCTTAACCCTAATCCTAATGATACCCCTACCATATTGATAATTGACCATATATCACAATGACTAACCCGAACGATTGGTGTAGCCTTACAACTAACACTataaaacatagttaattaatattatctccagaaaataacatttttttgttaacaGTATTTTAACACATACATAATTTATTATCCTACCATGAAGTTACTATAATtcattgcattttattttttaagtcaaCGTATCATTTCTCTCCGAGTTCAACAACATTTGTAACTTCCTATTCGTTTTACATTTCAAACCTTAAATTgtacatatttaatattttaaaaattgacaattattcCAAATTGCAAAATATGCCTCTATGTATACATCAAAATTACTCTACCATAATACAacactaaacaaaattaaaatgttattaatgGACCATTAATCATTTTCTTCGAATTACAAACACTGGCCCAAATACAGCATACTACTTCAATATTGCTGAGATGGGTCTTCAACAGAAAATCATATACAACGGGCAAAAAAATCATAACCAGATGAATCTTCAACAAAGTCTCTGATTGGGTGTGAGCAAGGATCAAAAGCCCTCTGTTTTAGATGGATTAAGCTGAACATGAATTCTCTGCTATCCTTTCTCATGCTATtccattaaaataataatgcatAAGAGAAACCAAATTCGACTAATCTAACTTTTTGAACACATTCAAAGTCTATACAACATACACATCGCGGTGGCTAACTAATGCATTGAGGCTACATTCAACAAATCAATTCATACACCAATAGCCGTCACTATTCTAAAAAATCTCAACCACATCGCAATACAAAAACCCATTTTTAGCCATTAAAATACACACAAccatcttcttctgcattcAACACTCAAAACTCCGATAATGGCCATTTGCTCCCTATAACGACGTCGGCGCCGAAAGGCCAACCAAAACTCCACAATTCTTactaaaattcaattaaatggCAAATATGACAATAATTTaacttcacatttttttaataaaatagttatttaatgGGGGAGGGGAGACATACAAGAAAACTAACACAcgactaataaaaaaaacatattaacttCTCCAGACGATTCTGCATACCGCATCTAATCGTTCatcattaaaatgataaatCCTACGACCAAAAAACCGATTAACTAATTATCTATGTGTACCAAACACACAGAATTTACTTTGGCACCGTAGCCCACGTGTCACTTTAATTCGTAATTTATTAGACAAGTTGAAGTTTATCTTCTTGAAGTTTCTTTCACCATGAATGAAGAAGACTCGTATACCTTTTGATTCTTGAACAACAATATTAATTCTAGAGCACAAATGTTTTTCTCTCAATATAATTTTGTAGTCTTCTCTCTCATTTATAGATAATACAAATCTCCTTTTATAGGATAAGAGAGATGGGTCAAAGATAAAGTTCGTTACttagttttttcttatttgacctaatttttctttgactcaaaatttattttaacgttaaagttcaaaatataaaagctctgaaaataaagttgaaattatttgataattttaactaaatttcttttttaaatgaaaagattTGTAAGATTGTCACGCGTAAACTTAGAATGAGAAGGAAAGAGGTTGAGGTAtccaacttattttttaaagttacataagttattttttgttttttttttataaaaaaaagctaCTTGACCCCATtacttttatgaaaattaaggtccttagtttttttaaaacttttctcaaaatgtgtttggtttagCTTTTTCTTTTAAGGAGAAGGAAAAGTGTGTGcgcatatatatactttttattatttttttagtatggataatgttttattaattcaattctactttttttataatcttaaaatataatttataagaatttgTCAAAGTCATAATTATTATTGAGTcatttattgatattattattattattattattattattattattattattattattattattattattattattgaaactaTGATGATAGCActaaattttagatttatgcATGCATAACTCAATGTAAATCACTCTTGTCCCTTGCTACTAATTCATTTTTAATGGCTTAtcatcattatttattatttattgttattgccattaatattactattattattcctattatttttattttattttattttaaacagaaactcttttttttttctttagctaagaattgtttttaacaaaaagataaaaaaggaacAAATGAAAAGGGAAGAGGTCAATTATTTCATTGTAATTATTCCCATTACATAACATGCGAATTTCATACTATTATTGATAGTTACATAACGTCCGATGGTAGGAGCACATGCATTACTATGCAATTACAAAGTCTAGAGGTGAGAGAAAGTCAGAGAGAGAAACTTCGTAGAGATAAGATGGGATGCACTTCACTGCTTAGAAGCCCCAagaaagaagaacaagaagtaCCCGATGCCAATTCTAACCAAGCTTACACCTATGAAGGGTTCAGTATTTTGGACGAACTCGAAGGGGTCTTGAACACCAAGGAAGAGCAAAACTTTCCACAACAAAACTCTTCAAGTGGTGGTGAACTTCATTGGGATTTCATGGAATGGGAGGAGTTTCAACCCCCCAATGTTGGAGAGGAAGGAGAAGATGAAAATGAAGGGAAAGAGCATACAAGAAAGAACACAAGGAGCAAATGCCTCTTTGAGGAGGAGCAAGCGATTATAAGGAGAGAAAGCAATAACAACATTGTTGGGTTTTGGGAAGTGGATGATGAGAAGATGGTGGCTTTGAATTTGAACTTGAACTATCAAGAGGTTTTGGATGCATGGTCTGACCGAGGCTCTCTATGGGCTGATGATTGTTCTCTTTCATTCCCCACCAATAATGCCTACTATGTTAGTATTCACCATCCATTATTATTCTTCATTATCACAAGCTTTCTTCCTCTATCATATTTACTTTAATTACCTATGTTAATGCTTATTCAAATGCAGTTCTTCAATTCTTTTAAGGCCCTATAACTATTAGTCTTGATTTTAGTATTTGATATTTGGGAAGGTTTTAAATATCAGCTGTGTTACAATTTCATCCAATTTGTTGATATACCGACAAATTGTGAAAAAATGCGA
Proteins encoded in this window:
- the LOC114384259 gene encoding zinc finger protein CONSTANS-LIKE 8-like isoform X1 — its product is MQLQSLEVRESQREKLRRDKMGCTSLLRSPKKEEQEVPDANSNQAYTYEGFSILDELEGVLNTKEEQNFPQQNSSSGGELHWDFMEWEEFQPPNVGEEGEDENEGKEHTRKNTRSKCLFEEEQAIIRRESNNNIVGFWEVDDEKMVALNLNLNYQEVLDAWSDRGSLWADDCSLSFPTNNAYYMGEVPVLEEERARREASVLRYKEKRQNRLFSKKIRYQVRKLNADKRPRIKVTLFFKKNSCFFSCHWVWSFCFVMKSAFSDIFVCRVAL
- the LOC114384259 gene encoding protein CHLOROPLAST IMPORT APPARATUS 2-like isoform X2 is translated as MQLQSLEVRESQREKLRRDKMGCTSLLRSPKKEEQEVPDANSNQAYTYEGFSILDELEGVLNTKEEQNFPQQNSSSGGELHWDFMEWEEFQPPNVGEEGEDENEGKEHTRKNTRSKCLFEEEQAIIRRESNNNIVGFWEVDDEKMVALNLNLNYQEVLDAWSDRGSLWADDCSLSFPTNNAYYMGEVPVLEEERARREASVLRYKEKRQNRLFSKKIRYQVRKLNADKRPRIKGRFVKRH